In the Mytilus trossulus isolate FHL-02 chromosome 1, PNRI_Mtr1.1.1.hap1, whole genome shotgun sequence genome, one interval contains:
- the LOC134724972 gene encoding metalloproteinase inhibitor 3-like, translating to MAAVNILVAALLFHAVQYGDCMCELRHPQQQYCESDFVVLAGILDKDVIYSKEGFPMAVHYIVNIKKVFKAGPEYENATKTMIISSTSGSGVGELEMDVNYVITGTIMDDNLYTSICEWVKPYHNLTKAQKNGLRFKYESGCQCEFSFCREGQCGQLDSNNTCEWEFGIMFDCYHDDGICFHNGEECVWRETRKFRQCEDNIYLGDQKFTNEVNEVIPDPM from the exons ATGGCAGCTGTAAACATTTTGGTGGCAGCTTTGCTTTTTCATGCTGTTCAGTATGGAGATTGTATGTGTGAACTCCGCCATCCACAACAACAGTATTGTGAATCGGACTTTG TCGTTTTGGCCGGAATCTTGGACAAAGATGTTATCTATAGTAAAGAGGGCTTCCCTATGGCGGTTCATTATATTGTGAACATCAAAAAGGTTTTCAAG GCAGGACCAGAGTATGAAAATGCAACTAAGACAATGATCATTTCTTCAACATCTGGTAGCGGGGTTGGAGAGTTAGAAATGGATGTAAACTACGTCATAACAG GAACTATAATGGACGATAATCTATACACATCTATCTGTGAATGGGTAAAACCATATCACAATCTGACAAAGGCACAGAAAAATGGTCTTAGATTTAAATATGAATCTGGATGTCAGTGTGAG TTTTCTTTCTGCCGGGAAGGACAGTGTGGACAACTGGACAGCAACAACACGTGCGAGTGGGAATTTGGAATTATGTTTGATTGTTACCATGACGATGGTATATGTTTTCATAATGGCGAAGAGTGTGTCTGGAGAGAAACAAGAAAATTCAGACAATGTGAGGACAATATTTACCTGGGAGACCAGAAGTTTACAAATGAAGTAAACGAAGTTATACCAGATCCAATGTAA